One genomic window of Glycine soja cultivar W05 chromosome 9, ASM419377v2, whole genome shotgun sequence includes the following:
- the LOC114367861 gene encoding galactan beta-1,4-galactosyltransferase GALS3-like yields the protein MAKEREKKLYVALLGNYAAELKLLLTTLLLLCAVATLLQFLPSRFTISASDLRVCISRVTQTTQTIPNSTNATSPPVTATASASASASPLVASLSSTTSPSPPPPSPPSSEQILPDGTIKRVFNPYGSAAYNFVTMGAYRGGLDTFAIIGIASKPLHVYAKPTYECAWFSLAGDKKKLSTTVGYKILPDWGYGRVYTVVIVNCTFPIPVNADNSGGKLVLFASTSGGGDASFNTTDRIEALTEQPRTLDTTLFSSKPKYDYLYCGSSLYGNLNPQRVREWIAYHVKFFGPRSHFVIHDAGGVHPQVLEVLKPWMDLGYVTLHDIRDQERFDGYYHNQFMVVNDCLHRYKFMAKWMFFFDVDEYIYVPPKSTIKSVLDSLSEYSQFTIEQMPMSSKLCLTSDYGKTYRKWGFEKLVYKDSKKGIRRDRKYAVQPRSLYATGVHMSQNLAGKTTHKTEGKIMYYHYHGTIAEKRESCKMLINSTEITYDKTPYVLDTTMRDIAGVIKKFELKMIGDRLQHKTRQ from the exons ATGGCCAAAGAGCGAGAGAAGAAACTCTACGTAGCCCTACTCGGAAACTACGCCGCCGAACTCAAACTCCTCCTCACCACTCTCCTCCTCCTCTGTGCCGTCGCCACTCTCCTCCAGTTCCTCCCTTCCCGCTTCACCATCTCCGCCTCCGACCTCCGCGTCTGCATTTCACGCGTCACTCAAACTACCCAAACTATCCCTAACTCAACTAATGCGACGTCACCACCAGTAACAGCAACAGCATCAGCATCAGCATCAGCATCCCCACTCGTTGCATCTTTATCTTCCACCACTTCACCCTCCCCACCGCCACCGTCGCCGCCATCGTCAGAGCAAATCCTCCCCGACGGAACAATAAAGCGCGTGTTCAACCCTTACGGCTCCGCAGCTTACAACTTTGTCACCATGGGCGCTTACAGAGGTGGCCTCGACACGTTCGCTATCATAGGCATCGCTTCGAAGCCTCTTCATGTCTACGCCAAACCCACCTACGAGTGCGCGTGGTTCTCACTCGCCGGCGACAAGAAAAAACTTTCCACCACCGTCGGTTACAAGATCCTCCCCGACTGGGGCTACGGCCGCGTCTACACCGTAGTTATCGTGAACTGCACATTCCCGATTCCCGTAAACGCCGACAACTCAGGCGGGAAGCTCGTCCTCTTTGCCTCCACCTCCGGCGGCGGCGACGCCAGCTTCAACACCACCGACAGAATAGAAGCTCTCACCGAACAACCTCGTACCCTCGACACAACCTTATTCTCCTCGAAGCCGAAGTACGACTACTTATACTGCGGCTCCTCGCTCTACGGGAACCTGAACCCGCAGCGAGTGAGGGAGTGGATCGCGTACCACGTGAAGTTCTTCGGGCCAAGATCGCATTTTGTCATCCACGACGCCGGTGGGGTCCACCCACAGGTTCTTGAGGTGCTGAAGCCGTGGATGGATTTGGGGTATGTGACTCTGCATGACATAAGGGACCAAGAACGGTTTGATGGGTATTACCATAACCAGTTCATGGTGGTGAATGATTGCTTGCATAGGTATAAGTTCATGGCTAAGTGGATGTTCTTCTTTGATGTGGATGAGTACATCTATGTGCCGCCAAAGAGTACTATTAAGTCTGTGCTTGATTCGCTCTCTGAGTACTCTCAGTTCACCATTGAACAGATGCCAATGAGTAGCAAGTTGTGTCTTACTTCTGATTACGGGAAGACATATAG GAAATGGGGGTTTGAGAAGCTGGTgtacaaagattcaaagaaaGGGATTAGAAGGGATCGAAAATATGCAGTGCAACCAAGGAGTTTGTATGCAACTGGGGTTCACATGTCACAAAACCTTGCAGGAAAGACCACTCACAAAACTGAAGGGAAAATAATGTACTACCACTATCATGGAACCATAGCTGAAAAGAGAGAATCATGTAAAATGCTTATAAATTCAACAGAAATCACATATGACAAAACCCCCTATGTGTTGGACACCACCATGAGGGACATTGCTGGTGTGATCAAGAAATTTGAGCtcaagatgattggagacaggCTACAACACAAGACACGGCAATGA